From a single Notolabrus celidotus isolate fNotCel1 chromosome 7, fNotCel1.pri, whole genome shotgun sequence genomic region:
- the LOC117816293 gene encoding putative methyltransferase NSUN7, with the protein MSCAAPTRMILNDKADSSEDVNTNAVTEEISISNQVDDQQNNREPLKFLLPFSCLPSSLSTHVSAPSDQVYMQAAAIFQRLRTEKTVKQQLLHYEKKTGTPLPEIGDKTTQRQAFQLAFNTLKYQDLLEDIITDSCFNTSQHISRDLLPLAMVMLCDFQDRRFSLHERLTKEREEPLHEVRDMESSLLRCKTKLAASLARCRVKQSLQSVSCFLSDPVRTKQHRAKRLPLYAWVNTLKTSVEEVCEALKNAGLREVKNLSELEESAFCRDPLCPDTLVFSPQLHALLLHSTVTHALNTQDRSVCVAVSTLRPLLFENSDVLVVGSFSAVTVAHIAVVAAARSGRVLVCGADHTPSHIEETQGLLTQMDIKNVKVLSEVFCNLDEWDARIQRLKVIIVLPQCSSSALNDPVPTMHSEHGDWDLLPDLCRSSVSQNKKHAMATQQARLLAHALSFPKVQTVVYCTRSVYPEENEQLVKRVLEKTHTPSKLLPFRVNGPIFPDELKSVDATDTKFFRLESSQFTNGCFIARLSRQADPTKVETVQDVLARAAAKGLLGGIIPEQSKTGKKGKSKKNRVASADSRPPSPQSQGRQTGGELESGKDQVAYSEEEEQRGECNEEKEVKGGKKKRGLKGHKRKAKQQSKQNSRTTAGSKNPSQSHKKKPKKRETKRRLTKTKPRRIPRLTLTLISSAKPPKHLSPITALAHKLIDAPAVKPQLTVFSTPTPANPVRPAPPAASKQVQRKITETVKAERTIKDAAKPDSLGKMRGKTETLKTEKVTQVISKLSDFVLPPISFQSSSSLSGKSVSSPSQRPSRASHSELTQISASSSCISLPGL; encoded by the exons ATGAGCTGTGCTGCTCCCACAAGGATGATTCTGAATGACAAAG CCGACTCCAGTGAGGATGTAAATACGAACGCAGTGACAGAGGAGATCTCCATTTCAAATCAAGTTGACGACCAACAGAACAACAGGGAACCCCTCAAATTTCTGCTTCCTTTTTCTTGTCTTCCTTCATCTTTATCTACACATG TCTCCGCCCCATCAGACCAAGTCTACATGCAGGCAGCAGCCATTTTCCAGCGGCTGCGAACtgagaaaacagtcaaacagcAACTCCTGCATTATGAAAAGAAGACTGGCACACCACTGCCAGAGATCGGAGACAAAACCACACAGAGACAGGCCTTCCAGCTCGCCTTCAACACACTCAAAT ATCAAGATTTATTGGAGGACATCATCACTGACAGCTGCTTCAACACTTCCCAGCATATT TCCAGGGACTTGTTACCATTGGCAATGGTGATGCTGTGTGACTTCCAAGACAGGAGGTTTTCGTTGCATGAACGATTGACTAAAGAAAGGGAGGAGCCTCTGCATGAAGTCAGGGACATGGAGAGCAGTCTGCTGAG GTGTAAGACAAAGCTGGCTGCATCCCTGGCTCGCTGTAGAGTGAAACAAAGCCTGCAGAGCGTCTCCTGTTTTTTGTCGGATCCTGTGAGAACCAAACAGCACAGAGCCAAACGTTTGCCACTTTACGCATGGGTCAACACTTTAAAAACCAG TGTCGAGGAGGTGTGTGAAGCCTTGAAAAACGCTGGATTGCGTGAAGTAAAAAACTTGTCTGAACTCGAGGAGTCAGCGTTTTGCAGAGACCCTCTCTGTCCTGACACACTGGTTTTCTCTCCGCAGCTTCATGCTCTGCTCCTGCACAGCACAGTTACACATGCACTTAACACACAG gacaggagtgtgtgtgtggctgtaagCACATTACGCCCCCTGTTATTTGAAAACAGTGACGTGCTGGTAGTGGGGTCTTTCTCTGCTGTGACAGTAGCTCACATTGCAGTCGTGGCCGCTGCCCGCTCCGGACGGGTGTTGGTGTGTGGTGCTgatcacacaccttcacacataGAGGAGACACAAGGGCTGCTCACCCAAATGGACATAAAAA ATGTCAAAGTCCTGTCAGAAGTGTTCTGTAATCTAGATGAGTGGGACGCCCGCATCCAGCGTTTAAAGGTCATCATAGTGCTGCCTCAGTGCTCGTCCTCCGCCCTCAATGACCCCGTGCCCACCATGCACAGTGAACATGGAG ACTGGGATCTATTGCCAGACTTGTGTCGTAGTTCTGTGTCTCAGAACAAAAAACACGCCATGGCCACACAGCAGGCACGGCTGCTGGCACACGCTCTCTCCT tcCCAAAGGTTCAGACAGTTGTCTACTGCACACGCTCAGTGTATCCAGAGGAAAATGAACAGCTGGTGAAGAGAGTGttggagaaaacacacactccctccaAACTGCTACCTTTCAG GGTGAACGGTCCAATTTTCCCTGATGAGTTGAAATCAGTAGATGCAACAGACACCAAGTTCTTCAGGCTTGAATCATCTCAGTTCACAAATGGCTGCTTCATCGCTCGGCTGTCcagacag gcaGATCCCACTAAAGTAGAAACAGTCCAGGACGTGCTGGCAAGGGCAGCAGCAAAGGGCCTCCTGGGTGGAATAATTCCTGAACAATCAAAAACTGGTAAAAAGGGGAAAAGCAAGAAGAATCGTGTAGCTTCAGCAGACAGCAGACCTCCTTCACCCCAGAGCCAGGGAAGGCAGACAGGAGGGGAGCTTGAGAGTGGAAAAGATCAAGTCGCATATTcagaagaggaagagcagagaggTGAATGTAACGAGGAAAAGGAGGTTAagggagggaagaagaagagagggctaAAAGGGCATAAGAGAAAGGCCAAACAGCAATCAAAGCAAAACAGCAGGACTACAGCTGGCTCAAAAAATCCCTCTCAAAGTCACAAGAAGAAAccgaaaaagagagaaacaaagcgGCGTCTCACAAAAACTAAACCAAGGAGAATACCTCGTCTCACACTGACATTAATATCCTCCGCAAAACCTCCCAAACATTTGTCTCCCATCACAGCTCTTGCTCACAAGCTGATCGATGCTCCAGCAGTTAAACCACAGCTGACTGTGTTTAGCACCCCTACCCCTGCCAATCCTGTTCGTCCTGCTCCACCTGCGGCGTCCAAGCAGGTGCAGAGGAAAATCACAGAGACAGTTAAAGCGGAAAGAACAATAAAGGATGCAGCTAAACCAGACAGTCTGGGAAAGAtgagaggaaagacagaaacactgaaaacagagaAGGTTACACAGGTTATATCAAAGCTTTCAGATTTTGTCTTGCCGCCCATCTCCTTCCAATCTTCCAGCTCTCTGAGCGGCAAGAGTGTTAGTTCCCCCTCTCAGCGCCCATCTCGGGCCTCCCACTCTGAACTCACCCAAATATCTGCATCCTCCTCTTGCATCTCTCTGCCTGGGTTATAG